TAATTATCTATACACTGAATATGCTGTGCTTTCTAAAAGAATGGAAGAGATACTCGCTACACATAAACTTTTCTTACGGATTTTGTATCAAAAAGGGCTGACTGATGAAAGTATTTTTTGTCAGGAGTATGAACCACTGGAATGGAAAACGACAGCGGAACGACATAAGCCTAAACCCAAGCCCAAAAAGGTTTTGCCTAAAAAGAAATAATGAAGTTTTTTAACTTCTTTTATGTATTGTTTCTACAGATACGATACCAATGGAAACATTCTAAAATTATTGCATTCCTGTTTTACTATGACTTGAAAAGATTGTTTAAGAAAGCTGTTTGGTAATGTCATCCCCGAAAGTCTCTGTCGGGAAGATGTCGCAATTTAATACATGACATCCTTGTATGATTGTAGATGGTCTTTCAATAAAAGTTAAATTCTGCCGTCGGTGGCGTTCTGGCGAAAACGCTGGAGTAATAGCAAGAATAACAATTCGTGAATTACAAAAAGTCTGGAACTTTGGATGATTATTCAAAAGCAGGTTCAAATCCTGCCCGACGGCAAAAAAGTAAGGAGGAAAAATGACCGAAAAAGATAATGAATTGGATGAGATAAAAAATATAGTATGTGTTCATCTACCAAAGCATTGTGATTATTGTAATGTAATTAAAGATTGTGATAAAAAAATAGATAAATTCCTCTCTTGGCACAAGCGAGAGAGTATAAAGGAGTGTGAGAGGTTTATTGAAGAAGAAGTAAAAGAAAAATTATGGGATTGCTATAATCATACTTATTATGATAAGAATGGTGGAACAACTGGTGAAATAGATATAATCATAAAAAAGTTAACAAAACAATTAAAGCAAAAACTTAAAAGAGACAGTCAGGTTACGATGAAAATCAGGAACATAGACGGTATTTGATATTTCAGAGAGATTTTATACTTATAGAATATACAGGAAAAAAAGATAAAAATGGAAAAGAGATTTATGCAGGTGATATCGCGAAGTTTATTATGAACAGCAAAGAACATATTGACTTCATAGAATTTAACTCAAAATTTGGTGGGTTTATGTTTTCAAAAGCACAATTTCTTATAGGTTGTGTTGTTGATTGTGAAATTATTGGTAACATTTTGAAAACCCAGAATTGTTAGGAAGGAGATAAAGATGTTGATTGGTCGCAATTTTAACTCTGATTTCTTTGTATAGTTGTAGAGGTTCTTTTAATTGGCACTGTGGCGGTCTGACGCCAGGTAAGGTTGGGTGATAGGTTCTGAACTCGTTTGTAGACCTGCAGGCTAATCAGAAAATGCAAAAAGATAAGAATCAGGTAGTTGCCTGACAGGGCAACGATAAAAACTTCGGGTAGCAGAATAAGGTGCAGAGTGGGGAATCCTGCCGGTGTCATAGCAAAACAAAAAGTCCCAGAAAGCGAGGTGAAGGACACGATGAAATGGATAAAGTTGTATAACACAGAAACAGATGGGTATAGCTGGCTTAATTTGGATATGTGCAGAACGATTGATTTTGGAACGCCCGATTGTGATGGCATATACGAAATGTGGGTGAATTACAACGACGAGAGCAAAAAAGTTGAAAATACCTTTGAGATTACTCGCAAAGAGAAAGAGCGTATTGAAGAAATTTTGGTGGAGCAGGCGAAGGTGTTTTTATGACAAATGCGAATAATTCCTAATGATTTACATTTGCCAATGGACGAGCTTAACCACTTGTTTTATCTCGCAGAAACAAAAAAAGATTTCAGTTCAGAAGTCTTTGAAGTCAGGGGCAAAAAATATCTTATCATAAAAATTGGCGATGACTATAAAATGAAAAAAGCAACTCCATTACCAGAGGAGAAATTATGAAATCAGTATCTATTGATTTTGTTGTCGGTTGTCTTAACCTGTTGAAAGAAAAGTATAACATAAAAGACAATGATATTCAAGCACTCGTGGATGTTCTCTCAAAAATAGGTGAGATAGAGGATGTTCTTAAAAAGAGTAGACCATCAAAAACTTTAAGTTTATCAGCGAGATTGCAAGAATTATATTTGTCTATAAGAGTCCATATTGCACTGAACGGTGCCGGGATAAAAACCGTCGGGCAACTTATTAAAAAAGACCCGGGAGAACTACTTGCTTACAAAAACTTTGGGAAAAAGAGTTTGGATGAAGTAAAATTAAAACTGGGTCAATTTGGATTAAAACTTAAAGACGACGATGAACCAATTACCACCAGTTAAAAAACTGCGAATGATGTTGTTAAAACATTATATGTCATCCGAAAGTATAACCTTGTTCGGTAAGTCGGATGAAGAAATTAAAAAAAGTAGGCGCTACTTAAATCTCATATACGAGCATTGGACTGAGGCTGGAATCTATGATGTTAAAGGCAGTGTTGCTCTGCTGAATACTCTAAATGATTAGCCGAGAACGAAAAAGCCCATTTGTAAAATTGTTTAACAAAACACCTGCCGGAGTTGTATGCCCGCATTTTTACGAATTGGTTTTATTAACGGGCTGTCCGTTTTCGTGCTCTTACTGTTATCTCTCTGGAGCCTTTCACAGGCAGACCGAACCGACACTTTATACTAACCACTGGTCGCAGATTGTGGTGGAGTTAGAAAAATCTCCGCCGAGTGTGTATAACACAGGCGAACTTGCTGATTCACTGGCAATAATCCCGCCGTTGCTTGAACCAGCAATTGATTGGTTCTCACAGCAAAGAGATAAATTTCTCTTGTTAGTTACCAAATCAACGAACACACAAATACTGAAAGACAGGCATCCGAGCCCACAAATAATTGTGAGTTTTTCTGTCAACTCTGTTGCTTCTGCTGATGTTTTTGAGAGCGATGCACCGCTTCCAACAGAGCGACTGGAAACCGCCCGTGAATTAAAATCACTCGGATGGCGTATCCGTATTCGGCTTGACCCAATCATTTTGCCATTCTTTGACGCCAATAAATCCTACGCCGATTATTATTATATCTGCCACGAAATCGCCGTCTTGAAACCTGAACGAATTACCATCGGTTCGCTCCGTCCTTACAGCAACACCTATCGTAGAATGCCTGATAGATTGAAAAAAGGACTTGTTTTTTCAGACGACCACAGATGGCGGTATCCACTGAAAGACAGAGTCTCTGTTTATCAACAAGTTGCTGACTGGCTCGGCGAAGTTCCCGCTCTCTGTAAAGAAACCCAAGAGTGTTATACCCAACTCGGCTGGATTCACAACGGATGTAACTGCACGATATAAATTAAGAATGCTGTGTCTATTGCTCGGCAATGGTATAAAACCCTGCCTCGCTATGCGGTTTTGCGAATATCAAGGTTCGCAAAACCGCTACGGTATCTGAAAGATGAACATTCTATCGCTTATAAATAGCACCGCTAAATCTGTAGAGAAAACACTTAAAAAATTCAGCAAACCCGCTGTCGCCTGTTCATTCGGGCTTGACAGTATGTTCGCCTTATATTTTTGCCGTAAAGTTATACCTAATATCCCCGTCATCTTCGTTGATAGCCGTTGTGAATATCCTGATACTTACAGGTTTCTAAAAAAAATCGTTCCGCTTTGGAATCTAAACTTAATAAAAATACCGGGAAAGCATACTTTTCAATGGATAGTTAAAAGGCACGGATTCCCGATTTATTCGCGGGGTAATCCGTATAAGTATAGCCGCAAGTATTTACCAGCCCACTACTGCTGTCTCTATCTTAAAAAGAGACCGCTACAACAATTTATTCGCAGAGAGAAATACGATGTTATAGTAGATGGAATGAGGGCTGATGAAAGTTTATTGAGACGATGGACAATAAAAAAATACGGGTTGCTTCATTTTCATAAAGGCAATAATTCTTACAGATTTCACCCGATTGCATTCTGGACAAGAGAGCAAGAGGAACGTGCTTCGCACATTCTAAAAATTCCGGTAAATCCACTTTACGAAAAGAAAATCAACGGGGCAGTTACTCGGTCAGGATGTTGGTGTTGCACAATGAACTGGGAAAGGGGCAAAAGAAATCAATTTTTGTTAAAGTATTATCCTAAACTGTGGCGAATTTTAATGGTCAACTATGGCTTCGCCAGGTTTTTGCTTACGCAAAAACTAAAGGTAATTCCTTCCGATGAAAATATAAAAAACTATCTTGATACCCGTCCCTGCGGTTTTGATAAACTATAATCTAAGAATCTTGGTGCCTCGCACTAACTACATAAATACTGCAGGTGTGTCTATATTGTCGCCGTCCCGTGCGGAACGATGAGGCTGTTCCGACGGCCTTCCTTCGGAAGCCCTACGGGACTCGTCTGTTCGCTACGCTCACGACGAGGGGGCGTTTCGCCTTCGTTGTTCCCCCGACGCATTACTCTGAACTTAAAGGTGAACGGTCAACGGCATTTATATGTACAGGCGAGGTTGCTCTGTTCGCTTTTGCGGTTTTTTACAGACGACGCTTTACGACTTCCAGGACGAGGTCTCTCGGACATTGTATAGATTACGATGTTTTTTGTTTTTATGCGATGCCTCTTATTGCCGACGGGGTATAAGGGGGCTAAGCGCCCCCTACACGAACCCCCTAACACGACATCATAATTCCGGAGTTTTCTACACAAGTTAGAAGTTCCCTTACCGACGGAAGTAAGCCCTGCGCCGTTCAGCGAACCCGTCAGCACGACAAGAAAGCAATAAGCAAGAAGCAAGTGCCGACGGGTTCACTTCATTCCTCTCTTGTTTATATTCGGTGTTTTTTATAGACGATGTCTTACACCACCCTTCCGTCCCGTGAGGGAAACCCGCAAAAATGGCCGGCTATAAATGGTGAACTCGTTAGTGAATGTATCTGCAGGTCTTGGTTCAACACTCGCCCTTCGGGTAAAATTGTTCCAATTTTATTCACCATTTGACGCATAAGCGTCGTTTCCGTCTTAAAGGCATAGCCGACCATTTTTGCGGAAAGTCAACGGCAAGTCAACGAATAGTAAGATAATGACAAAACTAAAAATAATTCACCGAAGCACCTGCGGTCTTGGAAGAACCATTTTAAGCCCGATGGTGTTACGGTGAATTCTTTTTAGTTTTTTATTTATTAACACCCACAGCCAAAAAGGGCACACCTACGGCAATTGGTGAACTATTGATGTCTCATTCCTCTGTCAAAATCTGCGTCCTGTTCGTTTTGTCATTTTTTTGCTCCTTCCCCTGACCTGCCAATTGAAAATGAAAAAATAAGGATTAACTATTTATTGCCGAGCGGACTGAAATTGGGTCTTTTGCCTACAAATTTCTGCCAAAATTGTTTTTCGTTTTTTTCAAGAGTTCCTATCTGGTGCCCTTCGGGTTTTTCCTTCACTTCGTGATGGAAAAATTTTTTATTTTTGTTCCAAAAATAAAAAACACAGCAGGTAGGTGCTTGAAAAAAGCCGAAAAAAATTTTGCCGTTAATTTGTATGGTATTGACCCAATTTCAAGGCGCGTCCGCAAGTTTCGGCACACCTTTCATTTTCAACTGTCAGGTCTGCCCTTCGGGCACCATGAAAGGAGCAAAAAAATGAAAAACGATACAGGACTTGAATTTGACAGAGGGATGAGACAGAGACAAGACAACAGCGTGTTTAATAAAGGCAAAAGAGAGGGGGTGATTGAAATGTTATGGAACGCAAAAGGGTATTGGGTAGTTTCTACAGTGGAGTGTGACGGAGTATACGAAACGGCGGTATTTGGCGGCGATAGTGTGGTTGAACAGTATCGCACAAGCAGTTTAGAGAGGGCGGTAAGGACACACGAAAGATTGGCAAATATCTATTGTGGGGATTGGGACAAAATGACGGACGGGTTGACGGGTTCGCAGATAGCGAAAGCGATAATGGGGGCGATATGATTTGGGGCGGATTGTTTTTGCTGGTTTTGGTGTTGTGTGCGATTTTTTTACACGCATACGACAATGGATTGGTAGACGCAAGAGTGAAAAGGGGCGGAGTGAGACCAACTCCGTTTAACATTGACGAATACTTGGAACAGGACAGGGCGAGCCGTCATCGGTATTTTGCCAAGAGAAAAAAAGCGATAGTGGTATCAAAAAACAAAGCATTAGCAAAGGCGAAGTTGCAGGATTGCCGAAATGCCTTACACAAGATATTTGTTGCCGAGCCCAAAGCACCGAGACGGAAAGCGGACAGACGGAAAGCAGACAGGCGAGGCACAGCGTTAGCGTGGGCGTATGTTATCCCGACGGTGCTAGTGGTGTTAGGGTTGATAAACGATTTTGTAAAATAAGGGGGCGACGATGGACTTGTTTAATTCTTATAGTTTCAAATCAGTAGTTAGAAGTTTAGGAGTAGGGGGAATGTTAGATGCTGACGATGTAGAACAACTCGTCAGGCTCGGAGTAATGAAGGCAATTGAAAAGCAACCGACCGCAACGGAAAGTTATCTTTTACAAGCAGGGCGGGACTACGCAAGAGACCGCCTGAAAGCAGAACGGGGACGGGAAACGCTCCGCAACGACCACATCACGAACGACGATGAGGGCAAAGAAGTCAACGCACTTGATGAAGTCGTTGCCCACCCGAACAATCCCGAAAGGGCAGACCAAAAAAACTTTTTTAGCCGACTGAAAAAGCGATTATCTGCGGAACAACTCAAGGTTTTAGAGATGTTAGCGGACGGATTTACCGCCCCTGAAATTGCCGACGAACTCGGCACGACAGGTAGCAGGACAATTGAGCGGGAAATTGAAGGGATACGCAAGAGAGCGAAGGGACTTGACCCCGAAATTGACATCTTAATTGAAAACTACATCCCCGAACCCGAACAGACGAACCAGCCCGAACTTTTCTAAAACCGACGGCGGGGGCTGAAACGGTCGCCCCCGCCGAACCCCCGATGGTGCGGGTAAGTTATCCACAAAAAAAGTGGCGACGGCAAGCGGAAGAAACCTGAAAAAGTTATTGGCAAAGCACCTACGCCCCGTTTTTGAAACGGGGCTATGGTGTTACCTAAATTATTTTTTGGAACATTTTATGTGAGCCCCATTTTCAGGGAAAATGGGGAAAAGTTCTGAACGAACTTTTTGGCTGACTGATTTTTCGCACCGCAAGGTATTGCTAATTTTCAGGAAAATTTGCGAAAAAGCAAGTCGTGTCAGCCACTCACACGCCTCAACCGTAGGCGGTTGAGGTTAGCAAGGGCGCCTGCCCTTGCTAATCGCCGTCGGGCAATTTTGTAGACATAAAATCGGCAACACCAAAAATCGTGATAAGACAACTGCCACGCTTTTTGTCTTATGCCGATTTTATACAAAATTGCTCCAGGACGGCGACGAAAGTCAAAGGCAAGTCAACACCACCCCCCGCCCGTGAGGGAGCGTGGCGACACCGACGATAAACCTGTCCGTGTCGCCACTTGCGGATTTCACAAGACCTTTAGTTTGGCATTTATTTCCTTTTTCTCAAGGACTATTTATTTTCGGCTCGGTCATAAATTCGGTCAAAACGATGATACCGTTTTGTCCCATTTATGTCCCGCCGATGATAAATAGACCTTGTGAATATCCCATAAATTGCCAATATCCGTAAGGACTTGTGAAATCCGCTAATGGCAAGCGGTGAAAAGACAACAGCATTCATTTAACAGCAAAATCAACAGCCTGTGTTTAATGGAACAATACGAAGTTTTTCATCGGACGAGATTTTTTCTGCTCAGTCAGTTTTTTATAGACGAGATTTTACACAAGGTGTTTATCACTCAAACGCCGTGATTGGCTGAATGCGAAGTCAACAACACGGTTTCTATAATGCGATGTCGCTGGTTCGCTTGGGGCTCAAAAACGCTTTTTTTAATGTCGCAATTTCAGACGAGCAATCCTTGTATATGTGCGGGCGGTAATATCGGGGATGCGAGAGCGTCCCTACGCAATGCACAAAACGAAACTTTTGTGTGGTAGTTGCGTGGTCAAACTTCCGCCCGTAAAATAAAAGCATAAAGAGGAACTGTGAACGAAAGAAAATTTGAGAGTGGACGATTATTTTTTACACGAGGTGTTAACGATTTAATCGCAGAGAGTATTGATTTTTCAGCACAGGTTTGTAAATCACTCCGCAGACATTTCAGCGGGGACTGGGGCGAACTTGACCCGCAGGACAAAAAGGCGAATGATGACGCCTTAATATCAGGAGAAAGAGTTTTGTCAGCGTATAACGGAATAAAAAAAATCTGGATTATCACGGAAGCGGACAGGAGCAATACAACGATTTTATTCCCACACGAGTATTAGTCGCAATCTACTATCTAAAATCCTTGCACTATCAGGAGGGAAGGGCGATGGAAAAATCAAAGTGGGGCGGTGATAAAAACGGAATCGGACTTTACGAAATAATGACAGCACCGCAGGAAATTGTAAGCCAAGTCATTGACGCAATAAAAAATAACGAACCCAAACTTGCTTACGAATTGCTTGACTTAAACCCCGGAGGAATAAAAAATGATTTACACGATTAAAAGGTTAGGAAACGGCTGGTATGATTTTACAAAATTACCGCAAGAGAAATCATACATCAAAGTTCACGCTTTAAGGTGCAGTAGTGATAATAAAGCAATGAAGCAGGGCGGAGAAATCTTATTGAGGAATTTGAATAGCAACGAATTGAAAGGGGCAAGAGTTAAAATAAAGTGAGGAGCGAAAAATGAAATGTAAATGCTGTTTCGCAATAGCACAAAAAGATGGGTATTGTGAAGAATGCTATTCCATAGTAAAAGGTGAAAAAATAGACAGACAAGAAGATGTGTCGCAAAAAGCACCCGGGAAACCTTGTATTGACGGGAGGCAAAAATGTTAGAATGTAAAAGTTGTGGAAATGAAGTAAGTTTAACTGGTGTAGGAACATTAAGTCAGCAACTTGGAATATGCCCCGTCTGTGGCTACGAGCAACCAGACACTGATATAGACGATAGTTTATTTTTTTGATTTAGTAAAATTAGATTCACCAGTAGACGAACTTGACAGGATAAGAAAAAGTCCAGTTAGAACCGAGCGGGACTTAAAATTGAAAATAGAGGAAGTTGTTATCAGGGTTGCCTTTTGTGTGTATAAATCCGCACTGGAAAAATACTCTGCGGAATTAAGGCGGAACAATGAACAGTCCTTGTAATATCTGCGAAAAAGTTTCAGGCGATATTTGTAATTGTAGGCAATGTGATATTTTTATCAACGCATACAACTCATATCACAAACTGAAAGGCAAAGACAAAATGAAAAATACTGAATTGTCGCAAAATCAAAAGAAAAATCTTTGTATAGGTGAGGGGGCAAAATGATAAGCAGATTTTTTGAGTGCGTAGAGCCATCGGAAAACAAAAATAAGTTTTACAATGTCCATCTGAAAAGAACTGATACAGGAATTTTTTATGTGTTTTGTGGGTATGGTAGAAAGGATAAAACCTTTATCACGCAGGATAAGTTTTTTGGCACGGATTTAAATTCGGCATTGACTTATTTTAATAAAATCGCAAAAACCCGACTGGCTCACGGATATAAAGAAATCCATTTTATACCTGTTGCCGACATACCATATAATCAGGAAACCGACGAACACTATAAAGAACGGTGCCGAGAGATAGAGGCGGGACTTAATAACCCGCTTTTAACAGGCGGGCTGAAATTAACTCAAAACGATGTTGACGCTATTCGGAGGGCGGGACTATGACGGAAGCACTCAAACCTCTTTACAAAAGGCGGTTTTTTAAGCCTCACGGCACAATACCTTCCGCAACGGAAAGGCAGATGAACTACATAAAATATCTTGCACAGAAAAAAGAGCAAGATGTAAGCGATTTAATACAGCAGAGTTTGAACATCAAAGAAGCAAGTGCGGTGATTAATGTAAATGGTAAAATAAAGTATCCATTTATGGTAAAGAAAAGGTTCCACTTCCGTAAGGAAGTGGAAGATAAAGAAGTTATTAACAGTACAAGGTCAAATTTTTTGAAAAATTTTCAAGAACTTGAAAAACAACAATAAATAATGTAATTTAGTTCCCTCTGGCACAATTAAGATGTAGCCCCCGAATGTCTCTATCGGGGGTCGTAATTTCGGGTGATATGTCCTTGTATCAATATGAGAACAC
This genomic window from Elusimicrobiota bacterium contains:
- a CDS encoding YopX family protein, which encodes MIFQRDFILIEYTGKKDKNGKEIYAGDIAKFIMNSKEHIDFIEFNSKFGGFMFSKAQFLIGCVVDCEIIGNILKTQNC
- a CDS encoding DNA-directed RNA polymerase subunit alpha C-terminal domain-containing protein translates to MKSVSIDFVVGCLNLLKEKYNIKDNDIQALVDVLSKIGEIEDVLKKSRPSKTLSLSARLQELYLSIRVHIALNGAGIKTVGQLIKKDPGELLAYKNFGKKSLDEVKLKLGQFGLKLKDDDEPITTS
- a CDS encoding radical SAM protein; amino-acid sequence: MISRERKSPFVKLFNKTPAGVVCPHFYELVLLTGCPFSCSYCYLSGAFHRQTEPTLYTNHWSQIVVELEKSPPSVYNTGELADSLAIIPPLLEPAIDWFSQQRDKFLLLVTKSTNTQILKDRHPSPQIIVSFSVNSVASADVFESDAPLPTERLETARELKSLGWRIRIRLDPIILPFFDANKSYADYYYICHEIAVLKPERITIGSLRPYSNTYRRMPDRLKKGLVFSDDHRWRYPLKDRVSVYQQVADWLGEVPALCKETQECYTQLGWIHNGCNCTI
- a CDS encoding phosphoadenosine phosphosulfate reductase family protein — protein: MNILSLINSTAKSVEKTLKKFSKPAVACSFGLDSMFALYFCRKVIPNIPVIFVDSRCEYPDTYRFLKKIVPLWNLNLIKIPGKHTFQWIVKRHGFPIYSRGNPYKYSRKYLPAHYCCLYLKKRPLQQFIRREKYDVIVDGMRADESLLRRWTIKKYGLLHFHKGNNSYRFHPIAFWTREQEERASHILKIPVNPLYEKKINGAVTRSGCWCCTMNWERGKRNQFLLKYYPKLWRILMVNYGFARFLLTQKLKVIPSDENIKNYLDTRPCGFDKL
- a CDS encoding WGR domain-containing protein, which gives rise to MISRFFECVEPSENKNKFYNVHLKRTDTGIFYVFCGYGRKDKTFITQDKFFGTDLNSALTYFNKIAKTRLAHGYKEIHFIPVADIPYNQETDEHYKERCREIEAGLNNPLLTGGLKLTQNDVDAIRRAGL